In Fusarium oxysporum f. sp. lycopersici 4287 chromosome 6, whole genome shotgun sequence, a single window of DNA contains:
- a CDS encoding hypothetical protein (At least one base has a quality score < 10), which produces MSTFIDKLLSNPKLHAVVWNGLDGTLYKPCKFDPEHVATRMSRRLESKPDDWVREAGPIPDQKLTLGDYNLQHLDYESAVIGMLNIFVTMHPKFQGPEYRLLRTLMFAATGFSGVSPLVHGINMFGLSQMLRKAFPYTLAKAGCLLLGTSFYLSRFPESQYPGEFDLCSSHSIFHILVVCAAIVQLAGYLDAFSYAHANLTCQSL; this is translated from the exons ATGTCAACCTTTATCGATAAGCTGCTGAGTAACCCCAAGCTTCATGCAGTTGTTTGGAATGGTCTTGATGGGACGCTATATAAGCCCTGCAAATTCGATCCTGAACATGTTGCTACTCGGATGAGCCGAAGGTTGGAGTCGAAGCCCGACGACTGGGTTCGAGAGGCTGGGCCGATCCCGGACCAAAAGCTGACATTGGGAGATTATAATCTCCAACACCTGGACTATGAG AGTGCAGTTATCGGAATGCTGAACATCTTCGTGACAATGCATCCCAAGTTCCAAGGCCCAGAGTACCGCCTCCTCCGAACATTGATGTTCGCAGCAACTGGATTTTCCGGTGTTTCGCCCTTGGTCCATGGCATCAACATGTTCGGCCTATCGCAGATGTTGAGAAAAGCATTTCCATATACGCTAGCAAAAGCAGGCTGCCTCCTATTGGGAACTTCGTTTTACCTG TCTCGGTTTCCTGAGAGCCAGTATCCTGGAGAATTCGACCTATGCAGTTCTCATTCAATCTTTCACATCCTGGTGGTATGCGCCGCTATAGTCCAGTTGGCCGGTTACCTGGACGCTTTCAGCTATGCTCACGCAAACCTTACGTGCCAGTCTCTTTGA
- a CDS encoding hypothetical protein (At least one base has a quality score < 10) gives MEEAFSRRRRLDDERSRKFLGIAALDPRVVVGSFVATNDSLSSTGIKSNHMSAVVDRSRFDASLVSARIDMEALRKNDGNVVELDFEPETHIQYLSEEARADIIEEQVCEQQQSSDGELFYRLSLHWGTYKNDVSPPDNKWLDELLRYLRRIDHFWSQICPTSEIKRKVDAATIEILDNQAPGSVQEAFDQKDLFINLEDAQRDLVWTRILEATRDRTVPTVHSFFRNLGYLGAVAYSMDRLRDPPPSKRPTKDRRQKRKKRPEFKRDSQKKVSLRQGFQDGFQKDAMDNRVIQASENCYKMVHAEHIDGFELGYQTLWAFCLRWHPMLPRLESDHRVIGETDQEQSVLAHFAKLAHRIGFRSSRINDIQQQSTATGLANKQEVSGSLGTLSSPDALNELIGAGKPSKKALENMRHMLFVPNFYNTTAEMLAFPPFFVQRSLYLDIFSSCQADAITTMLCTGLQEQDHIIVEAQNERRLEDNVERCLGQQLAEARDTISQLRNSLKALQVEHAICGGLKAELEKRSLASLKQAQDAEFSRSVLQQQLHDLQHSRSKGQWAASGHRKLLQSNENDQQPLQAGPDQEKATAGGNTPLALPDSDMPDWDLDVSNEAPTYQWSSSQEDLDIRLEVQRLLA, from the exons ATGGAGGAGGCTTTCTCGCGGCGAAGAAGACTCGATGACGAGAGATCTCGCAAGTTTCTCGGTATAGCTGCCCTGGATCCCCGTGTTGTTGTGGGCTCTTTTGTCGCCACGAATGATAGCCTTTCTAGCACAGGTATCAAAAGTAACCACATGTCGGCGGTGGTAGACAGGTCCAGATTCGATGCTAGTCTTGTCAGCGCTAGGATAGACATGGAAGCCCTGAGGAAGAACGACGGAAACGTAGTGGAGCTTGACTTTGAGCCAGAGACTCACATTCAAT ATCTAAGCGAGGAGGCAAGAGCTGATATTATCGAGGAGCAGGTTTgtgagcagcagcagtcgTCCGACGGCGAACTATTCTACCGCCTCAGCCTTCATTGGGGAACATATAAGAATGACGTCTCCCCCCCAGACAACAAGTGGCTCGAT GAACTGCTGCGATATTTGAGGCGGATCGACCATTTCTGGTCGCAAATATGTCCCACGAGTGAGATAAAAAGGAAGGTGGATGCAGCTACTATAGAAATCCTTGATAACCAAGCACCAGGCAGCGTCCAAGAGGCTTTTGACCAGAAAGATTTGTTTATCAATCTCGAGGATGCGCAGAGGGATCTCGTGTGGACGCGCATCCTTGAGGCCACTCGTGACAGAACCGTTCCCACTGTGCATTCCTTCTTCCGAAACCTGGGATATCTGGGTGCTGTTGCTTATAGCATGGACAGGCTACGGGATCCTCCTCCTAGTAAACGACCCACTAAAGACCGTCGCCAGAAGCGAAAGAAACGACCGGAATTCAAACGGGATAGCCAGAAAAAAGTGTCCTTGAGACAGGGATTCCAAGATGGCTTCCAAAAAGACGCCATGGATAATCGCGTTATTCAAGCGTCAGAGAATTGCTACAAAATGGTTCATGCAGAGCACATCGACGGTTTTGAACTTGGATACCAAACGCTTTGGGCGTTCTGTCTTCGGTGGCACCCAATGCTTCCGAGGCTCGAAAGCGACCATCGTGTCATTGGGGAGACAGATCAAGAACAGTCAGTGTTGGCACATTTCGCGAAGCTTGCTCACAGAATCGGTTTCCGCTCCTCCAGAATCAATGATATACAGCAGCAATCGACCGCGACAGGATTGGCCAACAAGCAGGAAGTAAGTGGTTCCCTGGGTACGCTGTCCTCACCTGATGCACTCAACGAGCTGATTGGCGCCGGCAAGCCGAGCAAGAAGGCGCTGGAAAATATGAGACACATGCTTTTCGTGCCAAACTTCTATAACACCACTGCCGAAATGTTGGCGTTCCCTCCCTTCTTCGTGCAGCGCTCCTTATATCTTGATATCTTTAGTTCATGCCAGGCGGATGCAATCACGACGATGCTTTGTACCGGTTTGCAGGAGCAAGATCACATAATAGTCGAGGCGCAGAATGAACGAAGACTAGAAGACAATGTTGAACGGTGCCTTGGACAGCAGCTTGCGGAGGCAAGGGACACCATCAGCCAGCTCAGGAATAGCCTCAAAGCTCTTCAGGTGGAGCACGCTATATGTGGGGGTCTAAAGGCGGAGTTGGAAAAGCGTTCCCTAGCATCATTGAAGCAAGCCCAGGATGCAGAATTTTCAAGGTCAGTACTACAACAACAACTCCATGACCTTCAGCACAGCAGGTCAAAAGGCCAATGGGCTGCATCAGGGCACAGGAAGCTTTTGCAGAGCAACGAAAACGATCAGCAGCCACTACAGGCCGGCCCAGACCAGGAAAAGGCTACAGCAGGCGGAAATACCCCGCTGGCACTACCCGACTCTGACATGCCAGATTGGGATTTAGATGTCTCTAATGAAGCCCCAACTTATCAGTGGAGTAGTAGTCAGGAAGACCTGGATATTCGTCTTGAGGTACAGAGACTACTAGCTTAA
- a CDS encoding hypothetical protein (At least one base has a quality score < 10), translated as MPTIPSHGGPRGMLPTYTGGNVIPYHNKTHGNRCAPGNTLLQGRRRHRKVLRDSIYGITKPAIRRLARRGGVKRISEGIYNEIRRALKERLETASSLAILFC; from the exons ATGCCGACAATCCCATCGCATGGCGGCCCTCGGGGCATGTTACCTACCTACACGGGAGGGAATGTTATTCCGTATCATAACAAAACACATGGTAACCGATGTGCTCCTGGAAATACACTCTTGCAAGGCCGTCGTAGACACCG AAAAGTTCTCCGAGACTCAATTTACGGAATCA CTAAACCCGCTATCCG ACGCCTGGCACGGCGCGGCGGTGTTAAGCGAATCTCGGAAGGCATATACAACGAGATTCGGCGTGCGCTCAAAGAGCGTCTTGAGACGGCAAGTAGCCTTGCTATCCTATTTTGTTAA